One window from the genome of Breoghania sp. L-A4 encodes:
- a CDS encoding ATP-binding cassette domain-containing protein, whose translation MAAGVNSPAALDERALSIVDAVGLGDDVYRMGLQARLDPDVHPGVAEHILKVRKAIAERVSSDTKLQHVVELWNIETFNQSATLGENLLYGVPADMDMTIEKIAANPRLVAFLKRQSLYDRFVAIGIKIADTMIELFASVSADSVLLGAYSFITPDELPEFEKILRKTRAAGASALSEAQCGRLIGLAFKLVPSRHRLGVVDDALAADIVTARKRFHEEIMATSKRYVILDIDRYIGPLTIEENLLFGRPRVDRRDSRERIDQLIGAMVDELDLREPILSAGLDFHVGVAGSRLTGGQRRKIALARGIMKRPEMMILDDIAAGPGAEDARLRAMIRRELVGKTVLFGISDQQVAAEFDMVLRMTGGSLARSQVTNGERPVEMSAGEA comes from the coding sequence GTGGCGGCCGGCGTGAACAGCCCGGCGGCGCTGGACGAGCGCGCGCTGTCCATCGTCGACGCCGTGGGGCTCGGAGACGACGTCTACCGCATGGGCCTGCAGGCGCGGCTGGATCCCGACGTTCATCCTGGCGTGGCCGAGCATATTCTGAAGGTGCGCAAGGCGATCGCCGAGCGCGTGTCGTCCGACACGAAACTGCAGCATGTGGTCGAACTGTGGAACATCGAGACGTTCAACCAGTCCGCGACCCTGGGCGAGAACCTGCTTTACGGCGTGCCGGCGGATATGGACATGACGATCGAGAAGATCGCCGCCAATCCCCGGCTTGTCGCCTTTCTGAAGCGGCAGAGCCTGTACGACCGCTTCGTGGCGATCGGCATCAAGATCGCGGATACGATGATCGAATTGTTCGCCAGCGTCAGCGCCGACTCGGTGCTGCTGGGCGCCTACTCCTTCATCACGCCGGATGAATTGCCGGAGTTCGAGAAGATTCTTCGAAAGACGCGCGCAGCCGGTGCGAGCGCGCTCTCCGAAGCGCAATGCGGGCGGCTGATCGGCCTGGCTTTCAAGCTGGTGCCCTCCCGCCACCGTCTCGGCGTTGTCGATGACGCACTGGCCGCCGACATCGTGACCGCGCGCAAGCGTTTCCACGAGGAGATCATGGCCACGTCGAAGCGTTACGTCATTCTGGATATCGACCGTTACATCGGCCCGCTGACCATCGAGGAGAACCTGTTGTTCGGCCGGCCGCGGGTCGACCGGCGCGACAGCCGCGAGCGCATCGACCAGCTTATCGGTGCGATGGTCGACGAACTGGATCTGCGCGAGCCGATTCTCAGCGCCGGCCTGGATTTCCATGTCGGGGTCGCGGGCTCGCGCCTGACAGGCGGCCAGCGGCGCAAGATCGCGTTGGCGCGCGGGATCATGAAACGCCCGGAGATGATGATTCTCGACGATATCGCCGCCGGGCCCGGAGCGGAAGACGCGCGGTTGCGCGCGATGATTCGCCGTGAACTGGTCGGCAAGACAGTGCTGTTCGGGATCTCCGATCAGCAGGTCGCAGCCGAATTCGACATGGTCCTTAGAATGACCGGTGGCAGTCTTGCCCGGAGTCAGGTGACAAATGGTGAGCGGCCGGTTGAGATGTCGGCGGGCGAGGCGTGA
- a CDS encoding Crp/Fnr family transcriptional regulator: MSLETEVDALRKVPLFRGIDAGKLRLLAFISDRTQFHEGEHLCEQGDTGDSAYIILQGSADVVVATDRGERTVATIGANDIVGEIAILCDVPRTATLVAKTDLDVLTVSKENFLKLLEEFPEMALEVMRVLAQRLEKTTRDLAISKAQATGPATG; the protein is encoded by the coding sequence ATGTCGTTGGAAACTGAAGTGGATGCCCTGCGCAAGGTGCCGCTTTTTCGCGGAATCGACGCCGGAAAATTGCGTCTGCTGGCCTTTATCAGCGACCGGACGCAGTTCCACGAGGGTGAGCATTTGTGCGAGCAGGGCGATACGGGCGACAGTGCCTATATCATTCTGCAAGGCTCCGCCGATGTCGTCGTGGCGACGGATCGCGGAGAGCGAACGGTCGCCACCATCGGGGCCAATGATATTGTCGGGGAGATCGCCATTCTCTGCGACGTACCGCGCACGGCCACGCTTGTGGCGAAAACGGATCTGGATGTGCTGACGGTGTCCAAGGAAAACTTCCTCAAGCTTCTCGAGGAGTTCCCGGAAATGGCGCTGGAGGTGATGCGGGTGCTGGCCCAGCGGCTGGAAAAGACAACACGCGACTTGGCGATTTCCAAGGCGCAAGCAACCGGGCCGGCGACCGGCTGA
- a CDS encoding MBL fold metallo-hydrolase, which yields MTRDFSVRFWGVRGSTPTPGEDTLRYGGETTALEIRAGERLILIDCGSGARRFGQQLMAESLRSFDLLFTHTHLDHICGLPFFSPAYDKNFQIRCWAGHFPEPSGLQNVISRIMSPPIFPVAADTLNAVTFKEFKAGGALALGDDVSVRSIKLNHPGGACGYRVDFEGRALAVITDHEHGDAAIDAAIAAFVQGVDVMVYDSMYTDEELPRYIGWGHSTWQEATRLARRADVARPVLFHHDPCRTDDQLDVIGAAARGEHAGALVARQGMVLTL from the coding sequence GTGACGCGTGACTTTTCGGTGCGATTTTGGGGGGTTCGCGGTTCCACGCCAACCCCGGGCGAGGATACGTTGCGCTACGGCGGCGAAACAACGGCGCTTGAGATTCGTGCGGGCGAGAGGCTCATCCTTATTGACTGCGGATCCGGCGCGCGCCGCTTCGGTCAGCAGCTCATGGCGGAGAGTCTGCGCTCCTTCGATCTGCTCTTCACCCACACACATCTTGATCACATATGCGGGCTGCCGTTCTTTTCGCCCGCCTATGACAAGAACTTCCAGATCCGCTGCTGGGCGGGGCATTTTCCAGAACCCTCGGGCCTGCAAAACGTCATTTCCCGCATCATGTCGCCGCCGATTTTCCCGGTCGCGGCCGACACGCTGAACGCCGTGACCTTCAAAGAGTTCAAGGCCGGCGGTGCTCTGGCGCTCGGTGACGATGTGAGCGTCCGCTCCATCAAGCTGAACCATCCCGGAGGCGCCTGCGGCTACCGCGTCGACTTCGAGGGACGGGCGCTTGCGGTGATCACGGATCACGAGCACGGCGATGCGGCGATCGATGCCGCGATCGCCGCGTTCGTGCAGGGTGTCGATGTCATGGTCTACGACAGCATGTACACCGACGAGGAACTGCCGCGGTACATTGGCTGGGGGCATTCCACCTGGCAGGAGGCGACGCGGCTGGCCCGGCGCGCCGATGTCGCGCGGCCGGTGCTGTTTCACCACGATCCGTGCCGGACCGATGACCAACTGGATGTGATTGGGGCCGCGGCGCGGGGCGAGCATGCGGGCGCGCTGGTGGCGCGCCAGGGCATGGTGCTGACCCTGTAG
- a CDS encoding adenylate/guanylate cyclase domain-containing protein, with amino-acid sequence MARFKQLWQPSPSRMVVPVRIRDEIHRRDAAAERLIGWVQLGVVLFFALLYSLAPRAEGTQGFNFVPFALSTYFLFTIIRLYISYQRELPDWYLMISIVVDVCLLVGIIFSFHIQYGQHPTFYLKAPTLMYVFLFISLRALRLDPSFVLTTGLVAAAGWFGLVAYAVIADMDGMHVTRNYVEYLTSNSILIGAELDKLIIILAVTGILSVSLYRARTIFFEAIRDHVAAEDLKRFFAPEVAQSITGADVALEAGQGVSRTAAVMVVDIRSFTTAAESLPPETVMRVLSRYQECVVPIIQRNNGRIDKFLGDGILATFGAVQASETYAADAVAAMRDISERMRAVAAEFVDEGWPEPLRVGVAAACGPVTVGVIGTASRLEYTVIGSPVNLAAKLEDANKALRTSAILTADCLRIARSQGSLVGDVEMRPGVTVAGIAQPLDIAVLARS; translated from the coding sequence ATGGCGCGATTCAAGCAGCTCTGGCAGCCGTCGCCCAGCCGGATGGTGGTGCCCGTGCGCATCCGTGATGAGATTCACCGCCGTGACGCGGCCGCCGAACGGCTCATCGGCTGGGTCCAGCTTGGGGTGGTGCTGTTCTTCGCGCTGCTTTATTCGCTGGCGCCGCGCGCCGAGGGCACGCAGGGGTTCAATTTCGTTCCCTTCGCCCTGAGCACCTATTTCCTGTTTACGATCATACGCTTGTACATCTCCTACCAGCGGGAATTGCCCGACTGGTATCTGATGATCTCGATCGTCGTCGACGTCTGCCTGCTTGTCGGCATCATTTTCTCGTTTCACATCCAGTACGGGCAGCATCCGACCTTCTACCTGAAGGCGCCGACGCTGATGTATGTGTTCCTGTTCATCTCCCTGCGCGCGCTCCGGCTTGATCCAAGCTTCGTGCTGACCACGGGGCTCGTTGCCGCCGCCGGCTGGTTCGGCCTCGTCGCCTATGCCGTGATCGCCGACATGGACGGCATGCATGTGACCCGCAACTATGTGGAGTATCTGACCTCCAATTCGATCCTCATCGGCGCCGAGCTCGACAAGCTGATCATCATTCTGGCGGTGACGGGTATTCTCTCCGTCAGCCTGTACCGGGCGCGCACGATCTTTTTCGAGGCGATCCGCGACCATGTCGCGGCGGAGGATCTGAAACGGTTCTTCGCGCCGGAAGTGGCGCAGTCGATAACCGGCGCCGATGTGGCGCTCGAAGCCGGGCAGGGGGTGTCGCGCACCGCCGCCGTCATGGTCGTCGACATCCGCTCGTTCACGACGGCGGCCGAGAGCCTGCCGCCGGAAACCGTCATGCGCGTGCTCTCGCGCTACCAGGAATGCGTGGTGCCGATCATCCAGCGCAACAACGGCCGCATCGACAAGTTCCTCGGCGACGGCATTCTGGCGACCTTCGGCGCGGTGCAGGCCTCCGAGACCTACGCCGCCGACGCGGTCGCCGCGATGCGGGACATTTCCGAGCGGATGCGTGCCGTCGCCGCCGAGTTCGTCGACGAGGGATGGCCGGAGCCGCTGCGCGTTGGCGTCGCCGCCGCCTGCGGTCCGGTCACCGTGGGTGTCATCGGCACCGCGAGTCGGCTGGAATACACGGTGATCGGGTCGCCGGTGAACCTCGCCGCAAAGCTCGAGGACGCCAACAAGGCGCTGCGCACATCGGCGATCCTCACCGCCGACTGTCTGCGGATTGCCCGCAGTCAGGGCAGTCTGGTCGGTGATGTGGAGATGCGCCCCGGCGTGACGGTCGCCGGTATCGCGCAGCCGCTGGACATCGCGGTGCTCGCCCGGTCTTGA
- a CDS encoding SDR family NAD(P)-dependent oxidoreductase: MQLDETVAAVVTGGASGLGEATARMLASAGVKVAVFDMNADAGRKVAEDIGGLFVAVDVTSEDSVVAGYETARAAHGQERILVNCAGIAPAAKTVSRGAPHSLEMFEKVIAVNLSGTFRNMAHSSTGMTTLEPRGISGERGVIVSTASVAAFDGQIGQAAYAASKGGIAALTLPVARDLSQYGIRVMTIAPGIFETPMLMGLSEEIQASLGKQVPFPSRLGRADEYAQLVRAICENEMLNGETIRLDGAIRLAPR, encoded by the coding sequence ATGCAGCTTGATGAAACCGTTGCCGCGGTCGTGACCGGTGGCGCATCGGGACTTGGCGAGGCAACCGCGCGCATGCTGGCGTCCGCCGGCGTCAAGGTGGCCGTGTTCGACATGAACGCGGACGCCGGCCGCAAGGTGGCCGAGGATATCGGCGGTCTGTTCGTCGCCGTCGACGTGACCAGCGAGGACAGCGTCGTGGCCGGCTACGAGACGGCGCGCGCCGCGCATGGACAGGAGCGCATCCTGGTCAACTGCGCGGGCATTGCGCCCGCCGCCAAGACCGTGTCGCGCGGCGCGCCGCACTCGCTGGAAATGTTCGAGAAGGTGATCGCGGTCAATCTGTCCGGCACCTTCCGCAACATGGCGCATTCCTCCACCGGCATGACGACGCTGGAACCGCGCGGGATCAGCGGCGAACGCGGCGTGATCGTCTCCACGGCGTCCGTCGCGGCCTTCGACGGTCAGATCGGCCAGGCCGCCTACGCCGCGTCCAAGGGCGGCATCGCCGCGCTGACGCTGCCAGTGGCGCGCGATCTGTCGCAGTACGGCATCCGCGTGATGACGATCGCGCCGGGCATCTTTGAGACGCCGATGCTGATGGGTCTTTCCGAAGAGATCCAGGCCTCGCTCGGCAAGCAGGTGCCGTTCCCCTCGCGGCTCGGCCGCGCCGACGAGTACGCCCAACTGGTGCGCGCGATCTGCGAGAACGAGATGCTGAACGGCGAGACCATCCGTCTCGACGGCGCCATCCGCCTCGCCCCGCGCTGA
- a CDS encoding trypsin-like peptidase domain-containing protein, which translates to MARKKTPGSTSKRLPEMVEIDLGGLERGEAFPEGYFGPAPAGIFGPRSLRDPLELYAPCYMDDMFGAGMIEPSHRAARAAVTGSLLPPPLPRPKPAAMPDDAASQADGEGGPPTDTKQKIIFDPKDDRVPVDNTLSPPHRCICRLRTVMTTGAVAFGTGWFASPNIVVTAGHCLFPKEGHTPLEIYVTPGLNRSQEPFQSQRSKVVRVPTQWTKAKDDRFDYGVIVLPDKHMGSQTGWFGYASTKDSHLDNMRINSLGYPQDGGYVIQVSCPGRIRAFADDYLWHSVDTKEGQSGSPIFHTSTDGKRTVIGIHTDADGSLNRAVRITPQIFKEILDAINDNA; encoded by the coding sequence ATGGCGAGGAAGAAGACGCCGGGAAGCACATCGAAGCGGTTGCCGGAGATGGTCGAGATTGATCTCGGCGGTCTCGAGCGCGGCGAGGCCTTTCCGGAAGGTTATTTCGGCCCGGCGCCGGCGGGCATCTTTGGACCACGTAGCCTGCGCGACCCGCTCGAGCTCTACGCGCCCTGCTACATGGACGATATGTTCGGCGCCGGGATGATCGAGCCATCGCACCGCGCGGCGCGGGCCGCCGTGACGGGTTCGCTCCTTCCGCCGCCGCTTCCGCGTCCCAAACCCGCGGCTATGCCGGACGATGCCGCGAGCCAGGCCGATGGCGAGGGCGGGCCACCCACCGACACCAAGCAGAAGATCATCTTCGATCCGAAGGATGACCGGGTGCCGGTCGACAACACGCTCTCGCCGCCGCACCGCTGCATCTGCCGGCTCAGGACGGTGATGACCACCGGCGCCGTCGCCTTCGGCACGGGCTGGTTCGCTTCGCCCAACATTGTGGTGACTGCCGGCCACTGCCTGTTTCCCAAGGAGGGGCACACGCCGCTCGAGATCTACGTGACGCCCGGTCTCAACCGCAGCCAGGAGCCTTTCCAGTCGCAACGCTCCAAGGTGGTGCGCGTTCCGACGCAATGGACGAAGGCAAAGGACGACCGGTTCGACTACGGCGTCATCGTGCTGCCCGACAAGCACATGGGCAGCCAGACCGGCTGGTTCGGCTATGCCTCGACGAAGGATTCTCATCTGGACAACATGCGCATCAACAGCCTCGGCTATCCGCAAGACGGCGGCTACGTGATCCAGGTGTCCTGCCCGGGCCGCATCCGGGCTTTCGCCGATGACTATCTCTGGCACAGCGTCGACACCAAGGAAGGCCAGAGCGGTAGCCCGATCTTTCACACTTCGACCGACGGCAAGCGCACGGTGATCGGCATTCACACCGACGCCGATGGGAGCCTCAATCGTGCGGTGCGGATCACGCCGCAGATTTTCAAGGAGATTCTCGATGCGATAAACGACAACGCCTGA
- a CDS encoding ABC transporter substrate-binding protein, whose protein sequence is MKRIISTAVALGALGLMGLPASAEGLKIGFLATLSGPPAVLGQHMRDGFLLGVKQAGGKLGGMDTEVIVVDDELKPDSAITKVQGLLERDKVDIMAGVVFSNVMMAVYKPIIESETIFVGGNAGPSPIAGKGCSKYFFTTSYQNDNNHEVMGKHAQDAGYKRMVVMAPNYQAGKDSIAGFKRFFKGEIVDEIYTQLGQLDFSAEIAKIAAAKPDAIFTFMPGGMGVNLVRQYAQAGLSESTPFLSAFTVDETTLPATKDAAVGLFAGAEWAPSLDNDANKAFVAAFEAEYGYVPSLYAAQGYDAAQLIDASVKKAGGVADKGALIAAMAEADFASVRGDFKYNTNHFPIQDFYLVKAVKRADGKYATEVVEKVFDDHSDAYAASCKM, encoded by the coding sequence ATGAAGCGTATCATTTCCACCGCAGTCGCGCTTGGCGCGCTCGGGCTCATGGGTCTGCCGGCATCCGCCGAGGGCCTGAAGATCGGTTTTCTGGCAACATTGTCGGGTCCGCCGGCGGTCCTCGGCCAGCACATGCGCGACGGCTTTCTGCTGGGCGTCAAACAGGCGGGCGGCAAGCTCGGCGGCATGGACACCGAGGTCATCGTGGTCGATGACGAGCTGAAGCCGGACAGCGCGATCACCAAGGTGCAGGGTCTGCTTGAGCGCGACAAGGTCGACATCATGGCCGGCGTTGTCTTCTCCAACGTGATGATGGCCGTCTACAAGCCGATCATCGAAAGCGAGACGATCTTTGTCGGCGGCAACGCCGGACCCTCGCCGATCGCCGGCAAGGGCTGCTCGAAATACTTCTTCACCACCTCGTATCAGAACGACAACAACCACGAGGTGATGGGCAAGCACGCGCAGGACGCGGGCTACAAGCGCATGGTGGTGATGGCGCCGAACTATCAGGCGGGCAAGGATTCCATCGCCGGCTTCAAGCGCTTCTTCAAGGGCGAGATCGTCGACGAGATCTACACCCAGCTCGGCCAGCTCGATTTCTCCGCCGAAATCGCCAAGATCGCCGCCGCCAAGCCCGACGCCATCTTCACCTTCATGCCCGGCGGCATGGGCGTGAATCTGGTGCGCCAGTACGCGCAGGCGGGCTTGTCCGAAAGCACGCCGTTCCTCTCCGCCTTCACCGTGGATGAGACGACGCTGCCGGCGACCAAGGACGCGGCCGTGGGTCTGTTTGCCGGCGCCGAATGGGCGCCCAGCCTCGACAACGACGCCAACAAGGCCTTCGTTGCGGCCTTTGAGGCGGAGTACGGCTACGTGCCGTCGCTCTACGCCGCGCAAGGCTATGACGCGGCGCAGCTCATCGACGCCTCGGTCAAGAAGGCCGGCGGCGTTGCCGACAAGGGCGCGCTGATCGCGGCGATGGCCGAGGCCGACTTCGCCTCCGTGCGCGGCGACTTCAAGTACAACACCAATCACTTCCCCATCCAGGACTTCTATCTGGTCAAGGCGGTGAAGCGGGCGGATGGCAAATACGCCACGGAAGTCGTCGAAAAGGTCTTTGACGATCACTCCGACGCATACGCGGCGTCCTGCAAGATGTAA
- a CDS encoding branched-chain amino acid ABC transporter permease: MSATLLAVQTLNGLQLGILLFLIAAGLTLVFGVMDFINLAHGVQYMLGAYLAVAFYGPTGSFWAALLMGMVAALVCGLALEFLIFRHLYDRDHLDQVLATFGVILFINEAVKIAWGSAPLSLPMPDMLSGSFVLMDGLLYPVYRIALIVAGLVVAAVLYVLVSHTRIGMLVRAGASNAPMVAALGINIRALFMVVFGFGAMLAGFAGILAAPLFSAEPGMGDNLLILAFVVIVIGGIGSIRGAFLAALIIGLVDTLGRSFATDIVKLVLPPAAANDVGPALASMLIYILMAGVLFFRPSGLFPVKAG; this comes from the coding sequence GTGAGCGCGACCCTTCTTGCCGTCCAGACGCTGAACGGGCTTCAGCTCGGCATTCTGCTGTTTCTGATTGCCGCGGGCCTGACTCTGGTCTTCGGCGTGATGGATTTCATCAATCTCGCGCATGGGGTGCAGTACATGCTCGGCGCCTATCTGGCCGTGGCCTTCTACGGTCCCACGGGCAGCTTCTGGGCGGCGCTGCTGATGGGCATGGTGGCGGCGCTGGTCTGCGGGCTGGCGCTCGAGTTCCTGATTTTCCGGCATCTGTACGACCGAGACCATCTCGACCAGGTGCTGGCCACCTTCGGCGTGATCCTGTTCATCAACGAGGCCGTGAAGATCGCCTGGGGATCGGCGCCGCTGTCGCTGCCGATGCCGGATATGCTGTCAGGCTCCTTCGTGCTCATGGACGGGCTGCTCTATCCGGTCTACCGCATCGCGCTGATCGTCGCGGGGCTGGTGGTGGCCGCGGTCCTCTATGTGCTGGTGAGCCACACCCGCATCGGCATGCTGGTGCGCGCGGGCGCCTCCAATGCGCCGATGGTGGCCGCACTCGGCATCAACATCCGCGCGCTTTTCATGGTGGTCTTCGGCTTCGGCGCGATGCTGGCGGGGTTTGCTGGCATTCTCGCAGCGCCCCTGTTCTCGGCGGAGCCGGGCATGGGCGACAACCTGCTGATCCTGGCCTTCGTGGTCATCGTCATCGGCGGCATAGGCTCCATCCGCGGCGCGTTCCTGGCGGCGCTCATCATCGGGCTTGTCGACACGCTGGGCCGCTCGTTCGCCACCGACATCGTCAAGCTGGTGCTGCCGCCCGCGGCCGCCAACGACGTGGGACCGGCGCTGGCCTCCATGCTGATCTATATCTTGATGGCCGGCGTTCTGTTCTTCCGTCCCTCCGGGCTCTTCCCCGTCAAGGCCGGCTGA
- a CDS encoding branched-chain amino acid ABC transporter permease, whose protein sequence is MASTNTSPAPRRAILLPLALFAAFALVPLLAHLSDDRFLMLFVTRIMIFAIVALSLDFILGYGALVSFGHAAFVGIGAYAVGILAEGGQAEGLVAFPVAIAAAGIFALITGAISLKTRGVYFIMITLAFGQMAYFTATSLSAYGGDDGLTIWGRNSVLGADLLSDDRTFFYVVLAALGACYLMCRMIIASRFGRVLRAAKQSESRLAAIGINPFGYRLTAYAIAGMIAGLGGAFLANHTEFVSPAYMNWHRSGELIVMVMLGGMGTLHGAILGAAAYLLLEENLSQVSEHWRVVFGPFLIVVVLYARGGLTGFLNSLQAGRRKDD, encoded by the coding sequence ATGGCAAGCACCAACACGAGCCCGGCGCCGCGCCGCGCGATCCTGCTGCCGCTGGCGTTGTTCGCCGCCTTCGCGCTGGTTCCGCTCTTGGCCCATCTTTCCGACGACCGCTTTCTGATGCTGTTCGTCACCCGCATCATGATCTTCGCCATCGTCGCGTTGAGTCTGGATTTCATTCTCGGCTACGGCGCGCTGGTTTCCTTCGGCCACGCGGCCTTCGTCGGCATCGGCGCCTATGCGGTCGGCATTCTGGCGGAAGGCGGCCAGGCCGAAGGGCTGGTCGCCTTTCCGGTGGCCATCGCGGCGGCCGGGATCTTCGCGCTGATCACCGGCGCGATCAGTTTGAAGACCCGGGGCGTCTATTTCATCATGATCACCCTGGCGTTCGGTCAGATGGCCTATTTCACCGCGACCTCGCTGTCGGCCTATGGCGGCGACGACGGGCTGACGATCTGGGGCCGCAACAGCGTTCTGGGCGCCGATCTGCTGAGCGATGACCGGACCTTCTTCTACGTCGTGCTGGCCGCGCTTGGGGCTTGCTACCTGATGTGCCGAATGATCATCGCCTCGCGCTTCGGCCGGGTGCTGCGCGCAGCCAAGCAGAGCGAGAGCCGGCTGGCCGCCATCGGCATCAATCCGTTCGGCTACCGGCTCACCGCCTATGCGATCGCCGGGATGATCGCGGGGCTGGGCGGGGCGTTTCTCGCCAACCACACGGAGTTCGTCTCTCCCGCCTACATGAACTGGCACCGCTCGGGCGAACTGATCGTCATGGTGATGCTGGGCGGGATGGGCACGCTGCACGGCGCGATCCTGGGGGCGGCGGCCTATCTGCTGCTGGAGGAAAATCTCTCGCAGGTGAGCGAGCACTGGCGGGTGGTTTTCGGCCCGTTCCTCATCGTGGTGGTGCTTTACGCGCGCGGCGGGCTGACGGGATTTCTCAACAGCCTGCAGGCGGGGAGGCGCAAGGATGACTGA
- a CDS encoding ABC transporter ATP-binding protein codes for MTDPILRLDGLCKHFGALNVTDHVSLDVREGEIHAIIGPNGAGKTTLIGQICGALPSDQGRVTFKGRDITALPVHKRARCGLARSFQITNVLPEFTALENVALAVQAQQGHSFRFVRRAASDRALNSEAMACLRRVGLEERTLVRARGLSHGEQRALELAIALAARPKLLLLDEPMAGTGREETDSLIAMLQDLRGQVAMVLVEHDMSAVFALADRISVLVYGRLIATGTPEEIRANADVQAAYLGEEPV; via the coding sequence ATGACTGACCCGATCCTGCGGCTCGATGGCCTGTGCAAGCATTTCGGCGCGTTGAACGTCACCGATCACGTGTCGCTCGACGTGCGCGAGGGTGAAATCCATGCCATCATCGGTCCCAACGGAGCGGGCAAGACGACGCTGATCGGCCAGATCTGCGGCGCGCTGCCGAGCGATCAGGGGCGGGTGACTTTCAAGGGCCGGGACATCACCGCGCTGCCGGTGCACAAGCGCGCGCGCTGCGGTCTGGCGCGGTCGTTCCAGATCACCAACGTGCTGCCCGAGTTCACGGCGCTAGAAAACGTCGCGCTGGCGGTCCAGGCGCAACAGGGCCACTCGTTCCGGTTCGTCCGGCGCGCGGCCTCCGACCGGGCGCTGAACAGCGAGGCCATGGCGTGCCTGCGCCGGGTCGGGCTCGAGGAGCGGACTCTTGTGCGCGCCCGCGGGTTGAGCCACGGCGAGCAGCGGGCGCTGGAACTGGCGATCGCGCTCGCCGCGCGGCCGAAACTGCTGCTGCTGGACGAGCCGATGGCGGGCACGGGCCGCGAGGAGACCGACAGCCTCATCGCGATGTTGCAGGACTTGCGCGGCCAGGTGGCCATGGTTCTGGTGGAGCACGACATGAGCGCCGTCTTCGCGCTGGCCGATCGCATATCCGTGCTGGTCTACGGCCGTCTGATCGCCACCGGCACGCCCGAGGAGATCCGCGCCAACGCCGACGTCCAGGCCGCCTACCTCGGCGAGGAACCGGTATGA
- a CDS encoding ABC transporter ATP-binding protein, producing the protein MLELIGVEASYGDSQVLFDMSFNVEAGEVVTLMGRNGMGKTTTISTIMGMLPARGGEIRVEGKRVDGWPSHEIAQSGLGLVPEGRQIFPTLSVRENLVATAANRFGAQPGWSLDRVYAFFPRLKERARNLGSQLSGGEQQMLAIGRALMTNPKLLILDEATEGLAPLIRLEIWECLERLKGEGQSILIVDKNFDALEKLADRHVIVEKGRVVWAGTTDDLAAVEELKMRYLGV; encoded by the coding sequence ATGCTGGAGCTGATCGGCGTCGAGGCCAGCTATGGCGACAGCCAGGTGCTGTTCGACATGTCGTTCAATGTGGAGGCGGGTGAAGTCGTGACGCTCATGGGCCGCAACGGCATGGGCAAGACGACGACGATCTCCACCATCATGGGCATGTTGCCGGCGCGCGGCGGCGAGATTCGTGTCGAGGGAAAGCGTGTCGATGGCTGGCCGTCGCACGAGATCGCCCAGAGCGGGCTGGGGCTGGTGCCGGAAGGCCGCCAGATTTTCCCCACGCTTTCGGTGCGTGAAAACCTCGTGGCCACCGCGGCGAACCGCTTCGGCGCGCAGCCCGGCTGGTCGCTGGACCGGGTCTATGCGTTCTTCCCGCGGCTGAAGGAACGGGCGCGCAATCTCGGCTCCCAGCTCTCGGGCGGCGAGCAGCAGATGCTGGCGATCGGCCGGGCGCTGATGACCAACCCGAAGCTGCTGATTCTGGATGAGGCCACCGAGGGCCTCGCGCCGTTGATCCGGCTGGAGATCTGGGAGTGCCTGGAGCGGCTGAAGGGCGAGGGCCAGTCGATCCTCATCGTCGACAAGAATTTCGACGCCCTGGAAAAGCTCGCCGACCGGCACGTCATCGTCGAGAAGGGCCGCGTCGTCTGGGCCGGAACCACAGACGACCTCGCCGCCGTCGAGGAGCTCAAGATGCGCTATCTGGGGGTTTAG